The Manis javanica isolate MJ-LG chromosome 6, MJ_LKY, whole genome shotgun sequence genome contains a region encoding:
- the HNRNPA2B1 gene encoding heterogeneous nuclear ribonucleoproteins A2/B1 isoform X1 — protein sequence MENTLETVPLERKKREKEQFRKLFIGGLSFETTEESLRNYYEQWGKLTDCVVMRDPASKRSRGFGFVTFSSMAEVDAAMAARPHSIDGRVVEPKRAVAREESGKPGAHVTVKKLFVGGIKEDTEEHHLRDYFEEYGKIDTIEIITDRQSGKKRGFGFVTFDDHDPVDKIVLQKYHTINGHNAEVRKALSRQEMQEVQSSRSGRGGNFGFGDSRGGGGNFGPGPGSNFRGGSDGYGSGRGFGDGYNGYGGGPGGGNFGGSPGYGGGRGGYGGGGPGYGNQGGGYGGGYDNYGGGNYGSGNYNDFGNYNQQPSNYGPMKSGNFGGSRNMGGPYGGGNYGPGGSGGSGGYGGRSRY from the exons ATGGAG AACACTTTAGAAACTGTTCCTTTGGAGAGGAAAAAG agagaaaaggaacagtTCCGTAAACTCTTCATTGGTGGCTTGAGCTTTGAAACCACAGAAGAAAGTTTGAGGAACTATTACGAGCAATGGGGAAAACTTACAGACTGTGTG GTAATGAGAGATCCTGCAAGCAAAAGATCGAGAGGATTTGGTTTTGTAACTTTTTCATCCATGGCTGAGGTTGATGCTGCCATGGCTGCAAGACCTCATTCAATTGATGGGAGAGTGGTTGAGCCAAAACGTGCTGTTGCAAGAGAG GAGTCTGGAAAACCTGGGGCTCATGTGACTGTGAAGAAGCTATTTGTTGGtggaattaaagaagatactgaaGAGCATCATCTTAGAGATTACTTCGAGGAATACGGAAAAATTGATACGATTGAAATAATCACTGATAGGCagtcaggaaagaaaagaggctTTGGATTTGTTACTTTTGATGACCATGATCCTGTGGATAAGATTGTGT TGCAGAAATACCATACCATCAATGGTCATAATGCAGAAGTAAGGAAGGCTTTGTCTAGACAAGAAATGCAGGAAGTCCAAAGTTCTAGAAGTGGAAGAGGAG GCAACTTTGGTTTTGGAGATTCTCGTGGTGGTGGAGGAAATTTTGGACCAGGACCTGGAAGTAACTTTAGAGGAGGATCTG ATGGATATGGGAGTGGTCGTGGATTTGGGGATGGCTATAATGGGTATGGAGGAGGACCTGGAG GTGGCAATTTTGGAGGTAGCCCTGgttatggaggaggaagaggaggatatGGTGGTGGAGGACCTGGATATGGCAACCAGGGTGGGGGCTACGGAGGTGGTTATGACAACTATGGAGGAG GAAATTATGGAAGTGGAAATTACAATGATTTTGGAAATTATAACCAGCAACCATCTAACTATGGTCCAATGAAGAGTGGAAACTTTGGTGGTAGCAGGAACATGGGGGGACCATATGGTGGag GAAACTATGGTCCTGGAGGAAGTGGAGGAAGTGGGGGTTATGGAGGGAGAAGCCGATACTGA
- the HNRNPA2B1 gene encoding heterogeneous nuclear ribonucleoproteins A2/B1 isoform X3, which translates to MENTLETVPLERKKREKEQFRKLFIGGLSFETTEESLRNYYEQWGKLTDCVVMRDPASKRSRGFGFVTFSSMAEVDAAMAARPHSIDGRVVEPKRAVAREESGKPGAHVTVKKLFVGGIKEDTEEHHLRDYFEEYGKIDTIEIITDRQSGKKRGFGFVTFDDHDPVDKIVLQKYHTINGHNAEVRKALSRQEMQEVQSSRSGRGGNFGFGDSRGGGGNFGPGPGSNFRGGSDGYGSGRGFGDGYNGYGGGPGGNYGSGNYNDFGNYNQQPSNYGPMKSGNFGGSRNMGGPYGGGNYGPGGSGGSGGYGGRSRY; encoded by the exons ATGGAG AACACTTTAGAAACTGTTCCTTTGGAGAGGAAAAAG agagaaaaggaacagtTCCGTAAACTCTTCATTGGTGGCTTGAGCTTTGAAACCACAGAAGAAAGTTTGAGGAACTATTACGAGCAATGGGGAAAACTTACAGACTGTGTG GTAATGAGAGATCCTGCAAGCAAAAGATCGAGAGGATTTGGTTTTGTAACTTTTTCATCCATGGCTGAGGTTGATGCTGCCATGGCTGCAAGACCTCATTCAATTGATGGGAGAGTGGTTGAGCCAAAACGTGCTGTTGCAAGAGAG GAGTCTGGAAAACCTGGGGCTCATGTGACTGTGAAGAAGCTATTTGTTGGtggaattaaagaagatactgaaGAGCATCATCTTAGAGATTACTTCGAGGAATACGGAAAAATTGATACGATTGAAATAATCACTGATAGGCagtcaggaaagaaaagaggctTTGGATTTGTTACTTTTGATGACCATGATCCTGTGGATAAGATTGTGT TGCAGAAATACCATACCATCAATGGTCATAATGCAGAAGTAAGGAAGGCTTTGTCTAGACAAGAAATGCAGGAAGTCCAAAGTTCTAGAAGTGGAAGAGGAG GCAACTTTGGTTTTGGAGATTCTCGTGGTGGTGGAGGAAATTTTGGACCAGGACCTGGAAGTAACTTTAGAGGAGGATCTG ATGGATATGGGAGTGGTCGTGGATTTGGGGATGGCTATAATGGGTATGGAGGAGGACCTGGAG GAAATTATGGAAGTGGAAATTACAATGATTTTGGAAATTATAACCAGCAACCATCTAACTATGGTCCAATGAAGAGTGGAAACTTTGGTGGTAGCAGGAACATGGGGGGACCATATGGTGGag GAAACTATGGTCCTGGAGGAAGTGGAGGAAGTGGGGGTTATGGAGGGAGAAGCCGATACTGA
- the HNRNPA2B1 gene encoding heterogeneous nuclear ribonucleoproteins A2/B1 isoform X2, protein MEREKEQFRKLFIGGLSFETTEESLRNYYEQWGKLTDCVVMRDPASKRSRGFGFVTFSSMAEVDAAMAARPHSIDGRVVEPKRAVAREESGKPGAHVTVKKLFVGGIKEDTEEHHLRDYFEEYGKIDTIEIITDRQSGKKRGFGFVTFDDHDPVDKIVLQKYHTINGHNAEVRKALSRQEMQEVQSSRSGRGGNFGFGDSRGGGGNFGPGPGSNFRGGSDGYGSGRGFGDGYNGYGGGPGGGNFGGSPGYGGGRGGYGGGGPGYGNQGGGYGGGYDNYGGGNYGSGNYNDFGNYNQQPSNYGPMKSGNFGGSRNMGGPYGGGNYGPGGSGGSGGYGGRSRY, encoded by the exons ATGGAG agagaaaaggaacagtTCCGTAAACTCTTCATTGGTGGCTTGAGCTTTGAAACCACAGAAGAAAGTTTGAGGAACTATTACGAGCAATGGGGAAAACTTACAGACTGTGTG GTAATGAGAGATCCTGCAAGCAAAAGATCGAGAGGATTTGGTTTTGTAACTTTTTCATCCATGGCTGAGGTTGATGCTGCCATGGCTGCAAGACCTCATTCAATTGATGGGAGAGTGGTTGAGCCAAAACGTGCTGTTGCAAGAGAG GAGTCTGGAAAACCTGGGGCTCATGTGACTGTGAAGAAGCTATTTGTTGGtggaattaaagaagatactgaaGAGCATCATCTTAGAGATTACTTCGAGGAATACGGAAAAATTGATACGATTGAAATAATCACTGATAGGCagtcaggaaagaaaagaggctTTGGATTTGTTACTTTTGATGACCATGATCCTGTGGATAAGATTGTGT TGCAGAAATACCATACCATCAATGGTCATAATGCAGAAGTAAGGAAGGCTTTGTCTAGACAAGAAATGCAGGAAGTCCAAAGTTCTAGAAGTGGAAGAGGAG GCAACTTTGGTTTTGGAGATTCTCGTGGTGGTGGAGGAAATTTTGGACCAGGACCTGGAAGTAACTTTAGAGGAGGATCTG ATGGATATGGGAGTGGTCGTGGATTTGGGGATGGCTATAATGGGTATGGAGGAGGACCTGGAG GTGGCAATTTTGGAGGTAGCCCTGgttatggaggaggaagaggaggatatGGTGGTGGAGGACCTGGATATGGCAACCAGGGTGGGGGCTACGGAGGTGGTTATGACAACTATGGAGGAG GAAATTATGGAAGTGGAAATTACAATGATTTTGGAAATTATAACCAGCAACCATCTAACTATGGTCCAATGAAGAGTGGAAACTTTGGTGGTAGCAGGAACATGGGGGGACCATATGGTGGag GAAACTATGGTCCTGGAGGAAGTGGAGGAAGTGGGGGTTATGGAGGGAGAAGCCGATACTGA